The following are encoded together in the Bos taurus isolate L1 Dominette 01449 registration number 42190680 breed Hereford chromosome 12, ARS-UCD2.0, whole genome shotgun sequence genome:
- the POMP gene encoding proteasome maturation protein isoform X1 → MVLSRILSSTFFILCSSFQRKERIFPVKNARGLGSQLKDSIPVTELSASGPFESHDLLRKGFSCVKNELLPSHPLELSEKNFQLNQDKMNFSTLRNIQGLFAPLKLQMEFKAVQQVQRLPFLPSSNLSLDILRGNDETIGFEDILNDPSQSELMGEPHLMVEYKLGLL, encoded by the exons ATGGTACTCTCCAGGATTCTGTCCTCAACTTTTTTCATTCTGTGCTCATCATTCCAACGTAAAGAAAGGATCTTCCCAGTGAAA AATGCCAGAGGACTTGGATCTCAGCTAAAGGACAGTATTCCAGTTACTGAGCTGTCAGCAAGTGGACCTTTTGAAAGTCATGATCTTCTTCGAAAAGG tttctcttgTGTGAAAAATGAACTTCTGCCCAGTCATCCTCTtgaattatcagaaaaaaat TTCCAGCTCAACCAAGACAAGATGAACTTCTCCACACTGAGAAACATCCAGGGTCTTTTTGCACCACTAAAACTGCAGATGGAATTCAAGGCAGTGCAGCAG GTTCAGCgtcttccatttcttccaagctcAAACCTTTCACTGGATATTTTGAGGGGTAACGATGAGACTATTGGATTTGAAGATATTCTTAATG acCCATCACAAAGTGAACTAATGGGAGAACCGCATTTGATGGTTGAATATAAACTTGGCTTACTGTAA
- the POMP gene encoding proteasome maturation protein, giving the protein MNARGLGSQLKDSIPVTELSASGPFESHDLLRKGFSCVKNELLPSHPLELSEKNFQLNQDKMNFSTLRNIQGLFAPLKLQMEFKAVQQVQRLPFLPSSNLSLDILRGNDETIGFEDILNDPSQSELMGEPHLMVEYKLGLL; this is encoded by the exons AATGCCAGAGGACTTGGATCTCAGCTAAAGGACAGTATTCCAGTTACTGAGCTGTCAGCAAGTGGACCTTTTGAAAGTCATGATCTTCTTCGAAAAGG tttctcttgTGTGAAAAATGAACTTCTGCCCAGTCATCCTCTtgaattatcagaaaaaaat TTCCAGCTCAACCAAGACAAGATGAACTTCTCCACACTGAGAAACATCCAGGGTCTTTTTGCACCACTAAAACTGCAGATGGAATTCAAGGCAGTGCAGCAG GTTCAGCgtcttccatttcttccaagctcAAACCTTTCACTGGATATTTTGAGGGGTAACGATGAGACTATTGGATTTGAAGATATTCTTAATG acCCATCACAAAGTGAACTAATGGGAGAACCGCATTTGATGGTTGAATATAAACTTGGCTTACTGTAA